CCCTGAGGATACCGTTGTTACAGGAGCCTTTCCTCGCTGCGAAAGCTCCTTTATTACACTCTCCACTATCTCCCTTAATTCCTTTTCTGTTATCATCCCGCTCCCTCCTCTCACTTTTTAAGGAATATACTGGGATCCCCAGCCTTCAGCGTAAGCTTTCCTTCCTCCATCAATCCCATCTCTTCCATCCACTTTTCAAACTCAGGAGCAGGTCTAAGATTAAGAATCTCTCTTAAAGCAACAACATCATGATAACTGGTACACTGATAATTCAACATTATGTCATCTCCCATGGGAACACCCATAAAGTAATTACAGCCCGCAGCCGTAAGGAGCACAGCAAGATTTTCTACATCATTCTGATCTGCCTTCATATGGTTAGTGTAACAAGCGTCGCACCCCATCGGAATTCCCGTGAGCTTACCCATAAAATGGTCCTCCAGACCAGCTCTTATAACCTGTTTACTATCGTAAAGATATTCAGGTCCTATGAAACCTACCACAGTGTTAACAAGAAGCGGGTTGTATCTCTTAGCCAAACCATAACAACGAGCCTCTAAAGTAACTTGATCCGCACCATGGTGCGCCTCAGCTGATAATTCTGACCCTTGTCCTGTCTCAAAATACATGTAGTTAGGCCCTTTAGCTGTACTATGCTTCTTAATGAGCTCATAAGCCTCATCTAACATTTCTACATTAATACCAAACGCTTCATTCGCCTTCTGAGTTCCACCAAGGCTTTGGAAAACCACCCCTACCGGAGCCCCCTGCCTTATACACTTCATCTGAGTAGTAACATGCGCTAAAACAGCATGTTGAGCAGGTATCTTCCATTTTTCTATAAACTCATAAAGAGCACAATATAACCTCGTAACGCTTTCTACCTCATCGATACAAGGATTAATGCCTATTACAGCATCACCTATACCTAAACTAACACCCTCCATTACAGCAGCCATTATTCCCTCAACACTATCAGTAGGATGATTTGGTTGGAGTCTTGCTGAAAGCGTTCCAGGTAAACCTAGCGTAGTGTTACACCTACCTATTCTTCTTATCTTCGCCGCTCCATATATAAGATCTAAATTAGAACTTATTTTTGTAACCGCAGCAACCATCTCGCTCGTCAAACCTAGGCTAATGTATTCGATATCTGCAGATGTTGTATTATGATCAAGTATAAACTCTTTTAATTGTCCAACAGTCCAGGATTTGATCTTGTTATACACATGTTCATTAACCTGATCTTGGATAACCCTTGTAACCTCGTCCTCCTCATATGGAACCACAGGATTATTCCTTAAATCTTCTAACGTCAAATTAGCAAGAACATACTTTGCTGCAATTCTCTCTTCCTCAGAATGAGCCGCTATCCCTGCCAATATGTCTCCTGACTTCTCCTCATTAGCCTTCGCTAAAACCTCCTTAACATCCTTGAACTTATAAATCGTACCTTTAACCTTCGCCTTAAGAATCATGCCCGCCCCCCCTTTCTTATTTATGTTGAAAAACAAGTGTCTTCATAACTACTGGTATAACAGCCCCACCATAAAGAGGCTTTCCTATGTCCACATAATCACCCTCTCCTAAAGATATTTCATCAACAACTACTATATTCCACCCGCTACCCAAAATATCCTTTAACACAACACCCATAGCCTTTCCGATGTCATCTTCACACAAAATCACAACAGGTATTCTTACTCCTATAGACTTATATGCTAAAGCAATTGCAGTAGCTATTTTATTTAAATCCTCAAACCTGCGGACTACTCCTTTAGGAATGGCTATCGCTAATATTGAATGACCTTCTACAGTTGTAAAAGTAAAAAACTTTCCCACCAATTCTTTTTTAATGCTTTCAATATCATCGAAGAGACTATCTAAGGTTACAACAGGGACATTAACAAGTGGTAAAATATCTGAGCTCGTATAAAATATAGTAGAACCGCTTAATTCTGTCGTATGCACCCCTGCACCTATCACAGTAGCATATATAGTTTCATAGGGCTTAATAACATCAAGCGGGAAGTTAACCAATAAAAGCCTAAGCTCATTGGCTAAAAACGGACCTAAATCACCGTATTTCAGAAGTTCACTATCTAAGGAATTATTAACATCATAAAAGAGCCTTCCTACACCACCTGAAAACATGAAGCTATCAGCTTTTACCCCATCCCTCGGCAACTCACCTATAGCAGCCTTCGCAGCTATAGGATCAGATTCTCCTACAATAATATTTAAAAGCGCAGATGCTAGCCTTTTTGCTATACGCCTAATATCGAAGATAGATAAATAAATTCCTTGTTTTATTGATATTCCTAAATCTTCACATACAGCCCAACCTATCTCAGTCCAACTTACAACTTCCTGACTATACTCTTTAAACTTTATAACCCTGCTTCCTATATTTGCACAAAAAGTACTTTTAAGCTTACCATTAACAAATATCGCCGCGTTTGTTGTCCCTCCACCTATATCAATATTACAAATCGTCTTATTCCTATCGCGAGAAAAATGAGCTGCACCCGACCCAATCCCTGCAAGATAAGCCTCAAGATGTGGACCAGCGATAGCTACCACAAAAGTTCCAGCTAACGAAGACAAAGCCCGTGCAACCATCTCCGCATTCTTCTTTTTCGCGGTTTCACCTGTTATAATAATA
This DNA window, taken from Synergistota bacterium, encodes the following:
- a CDS encoding ethanolamine ammonia-lyase subunit EutB; this translates as MILKAKVKGTIYKFKDVKEVLAKANEEKSGDILAGIAAHSEEERIAAKYVLANLTLEDLRNNPVVPYEEDEVTRVIQDQVNEHVYNKIKSWTVGQLKEFILDHNTTSADIEYISLGLTSEMVAAVTKISSNLDLIYGAAKIRRIGRCNTTLGLPGTLSARLQPNHPTDSVEGIMAAVMEGVSLGIGDAVIGINPCIDEVESVTRLYCALYEFIEKWKIPAQHAVLAHVTTQMKCIRQGAPVGVVFQSLGGTQKANEAFGINVEMLDEAYELIKKHSTAKGPNYMYFETGQGSELSAEAHHGADQVTLEARCYGLAKRYNPLLVNTVVGFIGPEYLYDSKQVIRAGLEDHFMGKLTGIPMGCDACYTNHMKADQNDVENLAVLLTAAGCNYFMGVPMGDDIMLNYQCTSYHDVVALREILNLRPAPEFEKWMEEMGLMEEGKLTLKAGDPSIFLKK
- a CDS encoding ethanolamine ammonia-lyase reactivating factor EutA, producing the protein MIEEILSVGIDIGTTTTSLVLSRLQIDNIAAGFVVPKIKIIGRKIIYRSPVYFTPLLDIDVIDFDKLVGIVRSEYEKALVKAEEVRTGAIIITGETAKKKNAEMVARALSSLAGTFVVAIAGPHLEAYLAGIGSGAAHFSRDRNKTICNIDIGGGTTNAAIFVNGKLKSTFCANIGSRVIKFKEYSQEVVSWTEIGWAVCEDLGISIKQGIYLSIFDIRRIAKRLASALLNIIVGESDPIAAKAAIGELPRDGVKADSFMFSGGVGRLFYDVNNSLDSELLKYGDLGPFLANELRLLLVNFPLDVIKPYETIYATVIGAGVHTTELSGSTIFYTSSDILPLVNVPVVTLDSLFDDIESIKKELVGKFFTFTTVEGHSILAIAIPKGVVRRFEDLNKIATAIALAYKSIGVRIPVVILCEDDIGKAMGVVLKDILGSGWNIVVVDEISLGEGDYVDIGKPLYGGAVIPVVMKTLVFQHK